The Fusobacterium simiae genome contains the following window.
CAGTTAATGGTTTTACTTTGTAAACTTCTTTTTTTTCTTTCATAAAAATAGCCTCCTATGATTTTTAATATTCTATCATAGAAGACTATATTTTTTAACAATTTACAGACTTTTTTCTACACTCTCGTAAACTCTAATAGTTTTTCAACTGTATTTCTTAATTTTAATCAATTATTTTTATATAACAAAAAAATGGAGTCGCTAAACTCCATTTTCTTTTCTTATCAGTTGATATTAATTTTTTACTCTTATGCTATATATTTTTGTATTGCTTCTAATTCAACCTTTTTGAACTCTATATTTGTAAGAGTATTTTCTGATTTCTTTATTTGTTTCTTTATTGTTTCTATCCAAGCATCATAACTTTCATAGACTGTGTTATCAAAAGCTACTCCTGATGTTTTTTGCTCTTCTAGGGATTTTATCAGTGCCTTATCATTTTCCATTTCTTTCATTACTGATGCTTCCCTTTTTATTGCATTTTCCAATTTCTTAGCATATTTTCCCATTAATTCTTTTTTTTCTGTTACATTCATAACTTTTACCTCCATAATTTAATTTTTTTATTTTCTAACTTGGCTGCCTTGTTATGAATTAATAATACCTTATTTTCTTTTGCATTTCCTTTTCTATATGGATTAATATACTTCTATGGAAAAATCTAATAATTTTTCTTGAATTAAATCTCATATTTATTAGTCATATTAAAAACCTCCATAAAAATATTTTATTAGACTCTTATGTTACAATTCTATTATACCACTACATACCCAAATAAAGTAATTTAAAATTAATAAAAATAGTAAGAATAAAATTTCTATATTTTTTATTGAAAATATTATATTTATTAGTATAAGAATATTTCTCAATATAAATAATATTATAACTGTATTAAAAATTTCCTGTATACTGTATTTCATAAATTTTCACCTTTAATTAATAATATTCCTTACTTGTTTTTTTCATTAGAAAGAGATAAACATTTTCTAAATTTACATTTCCTATTACATTCTCTAATTCTTCTTTTGAAAAATAAAGATTAGATTTTTTTTCTTTTTTATCAAAAATAAAATAATCTTCCTCATTTGCTTCATTACTCAGTATAATATTTTTTTCCATAAAAATACCTTTCATTTTCTCCAACTTCAACTACATTCTGAACCTCCCACGACTGAAGTCATGGGATTCTAAAATCTTTAAAAATATTTAAAAATTTTCTAAGAAGTTTGATAGCTTTACACTACCCTTATTCTTTTAGGTGTGTTCAGCTCACCTCTATTGTATAGGACACTTAAGTCCACAACTTTACTTTTTCTTAAAATATTTAATGCTCCATTACAATCTGCATTTATGAGTTTTCCTGCTCTTGTTTGATATAGTCCTCTTTTTATCCTTTTTCCACTAAATATATATTCTTGTTGATCTTCTTTATCATATATTGGAATTTCATCTCCATCAAAGAAACTTGCTTTTGATGTGTAACTTTCTTCTTGTATTTTAAATTCCATTCCATATAACTTACATAGATATATTAGTTTATCTCTTATTTTCCTATATGGTATATTTACAAAATTTTGATTATTTATACTTCCAATATTTGAATTTCTTTGAAAATCTTCATTATATCCTAAAACTAGTTTTCCTATATCATTATTAAGACAATAATTTATTATTATTCTTGCACTCTTAGAAAGATAATCATTTACGCGATTATTTCTCTTTTTAGCTATTTTCTTTTGTCTTAATGTTGTTCGCTTAATCTTTTGCTTATCTTTTATACTTTGTAATTTTGCATTTATCTTGTTATAGTATTGATTAATTGATTTTAATTTTCTACCATCTATTATGAATGTTTCTCCATTATTAGTAACGCAAGTACATAGATTATTTATACCTAAATCAATTCCTAGTCCATTTTC
Protein-coding sequences here:
- a CDS encoding RNA-guided endonuclease InsQ/TnpB family protein is translated as QYDNKKIKLPKYLDKDGFTTLVIGFIRLKDDRLIIPYSNSFKKTHKEIAIKLPPVLEGKKIKEIRIIPKQHSRYFEIQYTYEVKEIQRELNKENGLGIDLGINNLCTCVTNNGETFIIDGRKLKSINQYYNKINAKLQSIKDKQKIKRTTLRQKKIAKKRNNRVNDYLSKSARIIINYCLNNDIGKLVLGYNEDFQRNSNIGSINNQNFVNIPYRKIRDKLIYLCKLYGMEFKIQEESYTSKASFFDGDEIPIYDKEDQQEYIFSGKRIKRGLYQTRAGKLINADCNGALNILRKSKVVDLSVLYNRGELNTPKRIRVV